One genomic window of Punica granatum isolate Tunisia-2019 chromosome 1, ASM765513v2, whole genome shotgun sequence includes the following:
- the LOC116200613 gene encoding aquaporin PIP1-3, with the protein MEGKEEDVKLGANKFPERQPIGTSAQTDKDYKEPPPAPLFEPGELKSWSFYRAGIAEFVATFLFLYITVLTVMGVSSAKTKCTTVGIQGIAWAFGGMIFALVYCTAGISGGHINPAVTFGLFLARKLSLTRAIFYIVMQCLGAICGAGVVKGFQGNGRYEMLGGGANVVAQGYTKGDGLGAEIIGTFVLVYTVFSATDAKRNARDSHVPILAPLPIGFAVFLVHLATIPITGTGINPARSLGAAIVFNKQHAWDDMWIFWVGPFIGAALAAVYHQIVIRAIPFKARP; encoded by the exons ATGGAGGGCAAGGAAGAGGATGTTAAGCTCGGAGCAAACAAGTTCCCGGAGAGGCAGCCCATCGGTACGTCCGCCCAGACAGACAAGGACTACAAGGAGCCGCCGCCGGCCCCTCTGTTCGAGCCCGGGGAGCTCAAGTCCTGGTCCTTCTACAGGGCGGGCATCGCCGAGTTTGTCGCCACCTTCTTGTTCCTCTACATCACCGTGTTGACGGTCATGGGGGTGAGCAGCGCCAAGACCAAGTGCACCACCGTGGGCATTCAGGGCATCGCCTGGGCCTTCGGTGGCATGATCTTCGCCCTCGTCTACTGTACCGCCGGCATCTCCG GTGGGCACATCAACCCGGCGGTGACCTTCGGGCTGTTCTTGGCGAGGAAGCTGTCCCTCACGAGGGCCATCTTCTACATCGTCATGCAGTGCCTGGGAGCGATCTGTGGAGCCGGAGTCGTGAAGGGCTTCCAGGGGAACGGCAGGTACGAGATGTTGGGCGGTGGGGCCAACGTGGTGGCTCAAGGCTACACCAAGGGAGACGGCCTGGGAGCCGAGATCATCGGCACCTTCGTGCTCGTCTACACCGTCTTCTCTGCCACCGATGCCAAGAGGAACGCCCGTGACTCCCACGTCCCC ATCTTGGCTCCTCTCCCTATCGGGTTCGCCGTGTTCCTGGTCCACTTGGCCACCATCCCGATCACCGGAACCGGCATTAACCCGGCTAGGAGTCTCGGAGCTGCCATCGTCTTCAACAAGCAACACGCATGGGATGACATG TGGATCTTCTGGGTCGGGCCTTTCATCGGAGCTGCCCTTGCAGCAGTCTACCACCAGATAGTCATCAGGGCCATCCCCTTCAAGGCCAGGCCATGA